CGGCAGCCGCACGTTCAGGACGTTCTTGGTGACCTTCAGTTCTCGGCTTTTGCTCGGGACGTATCCGTCCTTCAGGGAGATGAGCAGCGGCTCGGCGTTCTGGCCCGACAGCCACTCGTCCACGGTGAGCGCGGGGTCTGGGCCGATGGTGTCCGGGTACAGATCGTCCTGGAACAGGTCAGACTGCGGAGGATAGGAGTGACAGTCAGTCCTGCCCCTGTGCCCGTCCGATGCCCGCCGGAGCAGGGTCTCACCTTCCTGGGCACCGTCATGGCGATGGGTTCACATTTCCTCTCGTGCAGCTTGTAGAATCTGAAACGATATATTCCCCGTAAAGATGGCACCGCCGAGCCGACAGTGGGCGCCGCTCCGCCATGACACCTACCTGGCGATCTCGCACTTGTTCACCTCCAGGCCGCGCTTTGGCATGTAGCCCATCCCCCGCTGGGAGTCCTTACTGCTGTACAGCGACAGGTAGTGAACGTAGGGCGCCTCGTCCGTCACCTCGAAGTAGCGGATGCTGCTGTCCCCCTGTGACGAGACACAGAAATGTGACCCCTGCCGCGTCCGACCCCCCCCATAAAGACGGGCACTGTGCAGAATCGCCATCGCCCACCTTCCCGCACACATAGACGATATTCGTATCAGGGTCGAAGAAGGGGATGAGGACGCCGCTGCTCGTGTCCAGCTCCTGCAGGGTCAGCGGAGAGTCGAAGGCCTTCTGTAGAGGAGAAACACAAGACGTggaggtgagatgctctgcgggtGCAGACATCTGCAGGTGTCACACTGCGGGCAGCCAGAAGGTGGCGGCACTCCGCAGTGACTCACCGTGTCCCATAGGGCCACCTGTCGCTCGCTCATCCGGCTGAACCCTGTGGTCAGTATCTGCTCATCGGACACAAAGATGGCGCGGACTGGCCGGCTGCCCTCGTGGGGCTTCTCCTTCTCCTGCAGGAAGAGGACAGAGCGCTGGATGCAATCACTGGGGCAATGTGTGCTGCTGCCGCCCTGCTGGTGGATTCGGGTATTGCCTCTACATTGACAATGACAGGATGCTCTGCAGGTGCAATGCTCTGCGCTCACCGTTATCACGGTCCCGGCTCTGGGCTCTATGATCCGGACCTTCTTGTCTTTGCAGGAGGTGCAGATGAGGGACCCGTTCCTGTTCCAGGCCACGCTGTATATGAGGTCGGTGTGAGTCTCGTCTATGGAGATGATGGACTGTCCGCAGCCCACGTCCCAGATCAGGACGACGTTGTCGCACCCTGGGGATACAGAACACGGTACATGGTCCCCCCGGCCAACAGTGCCGCCTGCGCTATATGACGAGGGTCCCGCTGTGCCCACTTATCACCCGCCCCCTGTACAGAACATTACTACCCTCCCCCACAGCTAACAGTGCCGCCTGCGCTATATGACGAGGGTCCCACTGTGCCCACTTATCACCCGTACAGAACATTACTACCCTCCCCCACAGCTAACAGTGCCGCCTGCGCTATGACGAGGGTCCCACTGTGCCCACTTATCACCCGTACAGAACATTACTACCCTCCCCCACAGCTAACAGTGCCGCCTGCGCTATATGACGAGGGTCCCACTGTGCCCACTTATCACCCGTACAGAACATTACTACCCTCCCCCACAGCTAACAGTGCCGCCTGCGCTATGACGAGGGTCCCACTGTGCCCACTTATCACCCGTACAGAACATTACTACCCTCCCCCACAGCTAACAGTGCCGCCTGCGCTATATGACGAGGGTCCCACTGTGCCCACTTATCACCCGTACAGAACATTACTACCCTCCCCCACAGCTAACAGTGCCGCCTGCGCTATGACGAGGGTCCCACTGTGCCCACTTATCACCCTGTACAGAACATTACTACCCTCCCCCACAGCTA
The nucleotide sequence above comes from Ranitomeya imitator isolate aRanImi1 chromosome 7, aRanImi1.pri, whole genome shotgun sequence. Encoded proteins:
- the CORO1A gene encoding coronin-1A, whose protein sequence is MSRKVVRSSKFRHVFGQPVKADQCYDDIRVSQNTWDSNFCAVNPKFLAIVVEASGGGAFMVLPLSKTGRLDKSQPVVCGHTAPVLDIDWCPHNDNVIASGSEDCTVMVWEIPDGGLTRSLTDPLVTLEGHTKRVGIVLWHPTAQNVLLSAGCDNVVLIWDVGCGQSIISIDETHTDLIYSVAWNRNGSLICTSCKDKKVRIIEPRAGTVITEKEKPHEGSRPVRAIFVSDEQILTTGFSRMSERQVALWDTKAFDSPLTLQELDTSSGVLIPFFDPDTNIVYVCGKGDSSIRYFEVTDEAPYVHYLSLYSSKDSQRGMGYMPKRGLEVNKCEIARFYKLHERKCEPIAMTVPRKSDLFQDDLYPDTIGPDPALTVDEWLSGQNAEPLLISLKDGYVPSKSRELKVTKNVLNVRLPKRSQSSNGSGASGDSSLEQLMEEIKQLKATVTEQGQRIAELEGKASN